The following are from one region of the Littorina saxatilis isolate snail1 linkage group LG4, US_GU_Lsax_2.0, whole genome shotgun sequence genome:
- the LOC138964572 gene encoding uncharacterized protein — translation MPGRPPETLTTPCGVLCSNFKAEVVALHTAADFLTSLEETPPKVVFLSDCLSALQVLTAPAEHLVEELKKSLNDLSQKASVVLQWIPAHCGIAGNEKADGLAKDAGRQEQPETSLSFRETKTLIKHRWKTAFKERNGGYKPDQDPIHRLSRAEQTAIFRLRTGHCGFKAHLKRIGVAESALCDCGAADQTVEHVLNTCTNFTLLRNQIWPEGATLETKLWGTSEDLKATFQFTTAAELRP, via the coding sequence ATGCCAGGAAGACCCCCAGAGACACTGACCACACCATGCGGTGTTCTCTGCTCCAACTTCAAAGCAGAAGTTGTTGCCCTCCATACAGCTGCAGACTTCCTCACCTCTCTTGAGGAAACCCCACCCAAGGTTGTCTTCCTCTCTGACTGCCTGTCCGCACTACAAGTCCTCACAGCCCCTGCAGAACACCTCGTGGAAGAGCTGAAGAAGTCCCTGAACGACTTGTCCCAGAAAGCCTCCGTAGTTCTGCAGTGGATTCCAGCGCACTGCGGCATCGCTGGAAATGAGAAGGCGGATGGTCTGGCCAAAGATGCAGGAAGACAGGAACAACCAGAAACCAGCCTGTCCTTCCGAGAGACCAAAACCCTCATCAAGCATCGCTGGAAGACAGCattcaaagaaagaaacggaGGCTACAAGCCAGACCAAGACCCCATCCACCGCCTCAGCCGTGCAGAGCAGACTGCCATCTTCCGGCTGCGTACAGGGCACTGCGGCTTTAAAGCGCACCTGAAAAGGATCGGCGTAGCAGAGTCGGCATTGTGCGATTGTGGGGCGGCCGACCAGACAGTAGAACATGTATTGAATACATGCACAAACTTCACTCTGCTGCGGAACCAGATCTGGCCAGAAGGAGCTACACTGgagaccaagctctggggaacgtcagaagacctgaaagcgacgttccagttcacgacagcagcggaactacgaccctag